The Rhodohalobacter sp. SW132 genome has a segment encoding these proteins:
- a CDS encoding haloacid dehalogenase-like hydrolase: MKKKLVVIDLDHTLIGVDSFRFYINKKIKNGSFYALILKWLRRFRFIRLEDFKKYTIRLILEEDPELNNLTGNLTSFLNEPLLNKLKSEFVGDEFELLILSASPDNYVRILGERLQINAKGSHFENDTKTFMHIHGKGKIDYLLHHFPKDTYNYEYAISDSITDEKLLSLFKKSELIEPFKIKDAK; the protein is encoded by the coding sequence GTGAAGAAAAAATTAGTTGTCATTGATCTTGATCATACACTCATAGGTGTAGACAGTTTTCGGTTTTATATCAATAAAAAAATTAAAAACGGTTCTTTTTATGCACTTATTCTCAAATGGCTGAGGCGCTTTCGGTTCATTCGACTCGAGGATTTTAAAAAATATACCATCCGGTTAATTTTGGAAGAAGATCCTGAACTGAATAATTTAACCGGAAATTTGACAAGTTTTTTAAATGAACCACTATTAAATAAATTAAAAAGTGAATTTGTTGGCGATGAATTTGAGTTGCTGATATTAAGTGCCTCTCCAGATAATTATGTCAGAATATTAGGTGAACGGTTACAGATAAATGCAAAGGGTAGCCACTTTGAAAATGATACAAAAACCTTCATGCATATCCATGGCAAGGGAAAGATTGATTATCTGCTGCATCATTTCCCTAAAGATACTTATAACTATGAATATGCAATTTCTGACAGCATAACTGACGAAAAATTATTGTCACTTTTTAAAAAAAGTGAACTGATAGAACCATTTAAGATCAAAGATGCAAAATAA